The Cellulomonas fulva genome includes a window with the following:
- a CDS encoding AAA family ATPase gives MQLHTLTLQAIGPFAGRHVVDFSALAASGLFLLEGPTGAGKSTVIDAVVFALYGKVASADASEDRLRSAYAGDETESFVDLTFEVPSGRFRVRRTPAYERAKKRGSGTVRQQASVRLWRLSAGEGAGAEVAGPAIEPPGGEVLSTRLDEAGAEIQRIVGLDRTQFVQTIVLPQGEFARFLRADPEDRRGLLQKIFGTQVYEDLQARLAQLRRDAERAAAAGRAVVDDRVAHLAGAARLDPEALAAVRAAVDEVVAGGPLTVVEDALAVTTGALSARAAQAAQQAALAATAHREAGVRLTEQRELGRLVALRDGLLAERAALAEADEAQAEASRRLVAAQAARALRPLLQAADEAAQTSETARKSLLAARDVAPADLAALVPGEDAPADGAAASRTGLAAEQSAAVAAAAALERALDVEARLTAVRLEARQARGAVEDRDTEIAAHDAWLAARPAALEELTAALRTVRGAADQEAELALAARAADALVDAHRSLAGLLPRHEAAAALVEERAVAAQAAVVRESSLRSARIAGLAGELAADLADGAACPVCGSCEHPVPAALAADHVTVDAVQAAETVRQAAEAALGAAREAHAALETEVAAARAATAGSTPEEAEQAHGSAAQALADCRDAGRRAVRLTRDVDEHREATQARERTRLLAVAERERAALVVDTLQAAVEEAEAEVARARGTHPTVAARHAELVERAATAADLLAALDEAAGAAADLGRRRTALAHELEHHGFDDVAAARAASAGDAQIEALDRVVREHAAATERVRAGLADPAVAGLAPDVTGAVVSAELLTAQQAEGAAAAELARASGEAGVTESIGAAADAAAEELRAAVARHRRQVEEAAPVLRLAGLAAGTGGDNATGLSLATYVLVRRFEDVVAAANARLVGMSDGRFELVRSDRKEDVSSRRTGLAMRVLDHHTEQQRDPRTLSGGETFYVSLCLALGMADVVTAEAGGIDLGTLFVDEGFGSLDPRTLDQVLAELDHLRAGGRVVGVVSHVEALKQTIADRIEIRRTAAGPSTLVVRAG, from the coding sequence ATGCAGCTGCACACGCTCACGCTCCAGGCGATCGGCCCCTTTGCCGGCCGGCACGTCGTCGACTTCTCCGCGCTCGCGGCCTCGGGGCTGTTCCTGCTCGAGGGGCCGACGGGCGCGGGCAAGTCCACCGTGATCGACGCCGTGGTGTTCGCGCTGTACGGCAAGGTGGCGTCCGCCGACGCGAGCGAGGACCGGCTGCGCTCCGCCTACGCGGGGGACGAGACGGAGTCGTTCGTCGACCTGACGTTCGAGGTCCCGTCCGGGCGCTTCCGGGTGCGCCGCACGCCCGCGTACGAGCGCGCGAAGAAGCGCGGCTCGGGGACGGTGCGCCAGCAGGCGTCGGTGCGGCTGTGGCGCCTGTCGGCAGGCGAGGGCGCGGGTGCCGAGGTCGCAGGCCCCGCGATCGAGCCGCCCGGTGGCGAGGTGCTCTCGACCCGGTTGGACGAGGCGGGCGCGGAGATCCAGCGGATCGTCGGTCTGGACCGGACGCAGTTCGTCCAGACGATCGTGCTGCCGCAGGGCGAGTTCGCGCGCTTCCTGCGCGCCGACCCCGAGGACCGCCGGGGCCTGCTGCAGAAGATCTTCGGCACGCAGGTCTACGAGGACCTGCAGGCCCGCCTGGCCCAGCTGCGCCGGGACGCGGAGCGGGCCGCCGCCGCGGGGCGCGCGGTGGTGGACGACCGGGTCGCCCACCTGGCCGGCGCCGCACGCCTCGACCCGGAGGCGCTCGCGGCCGTGCGCGCGGCGGTCGACGAGGTCGTCGCGGGTGGACCGCTGACCGTGGTGGAGGACGCACTCGCCGTGACCACGGGTGCGCTCTCCGCCCGGGCGGCGCAGGCGGCTCAGCAGGCCGCGCTCGCGGCGACGGCCCACCGCGAGGCCGGCGTCCGGCTGACCGAGCAGCGCGAGCTCGGCCGGCTCGTCGCGCTGCGGGACGGGCTCCTCGCGGAGCGGGCGGCCCTCGCCGAGGCGGACGAGGCGCAGGCCGAGGCGAGCCGCCGCCTGGTCGCGGCGCAGGCGGCCCGGGCGCTGCGACCCCTGCTGCAGGCCGCCGACGAGGCCGCACAGACCTCCGAGACCGCCCGCAAGTCCTTGCTCGCGGCCCGCGACGTCGCGCCGGCGGACCTCGCCGCGCTGGTTCCGGGCGAGGACGCCCCGGCGGACGGTGCAGCGGCGAGCCGGACCGGGCTGGCCGCGGAGCAGAGCGCGGCCGTGGCGGCCGCGGCGGCGCTCGAGCGCGCGCTCGACGTCGAGGCGCGGCTCACGGCGGTGCGGCTCGAGGCCCGTCAGGCACGCGGCGCCGTCGAGGACCGGGACACCGAGATCGCGGCGCACGACGCCTGGCTCGCGGCCCGGCCGGCCGCGCTCGAGGAGCTGACGGCCGCGCTCCGGACCGTGCGCGGTGCTGCGGACCAGGAGGCCGAGCTCGCGCTGGCCGCACGCGCCGCGGACGCGCTGGTCGACGCGCACCGCTCGCTGGCCGGGCTGCTTCCGCGTCACGAGGCCGCTGCGGCGCTCGTCGAGGAGCGCGCGGTCGCGGCGCAGGCCGCTGTCGTGCGGGAGTCGAGCCTGCGGTCCGCGCGGATCGCCGGTCTCGCCGGCGAGCTCGCGGCGGACCTCGCCGACGGTGCGGCCTGTCCCGTCTGCGGGTCCTGCGAGCACCCGGTCCCCGCCGCGCTGGCGGCCGACCACGTGACGGTGGACGCGGTGCAGGCCGCGGAGACCGTGCGGCAGGCGGCCGAAGCGGCGCTCGGGGCGGCCCGTGAGGCGCACGCCGCGCTCGAGACCGAGGTGGCGGCGGCCCGTGCCGCGACGGCCGGCTCCACGCCGGAGGAGGCCGAGCAGGCCCACGGCTCGGCCGCCCAGGCGCTCGCCGACTGCCGCGACGCCGGGCGGCGTGCCGTGCGGCTGACGCGCGACGTCGACGAGCACCGCGAGGCCACGCAGGCGCGCGAGCGCACCCGGCTGCTCGCGGTCGCCGAGCGGGAGCGCGCGGCGCTCGTGGTCGACACGCTGCAGGCCGCGGTCGAGGAGGCCGAGGCGGAGGTCGCCCGCGCGCGCGGCACGCACCCCACCGTGGCGGCGCGCCACGCCGAGCTGGTCGAGCGGGCCGCCACGGCGGCCGACCTGCTCGCGGCGCTGGACGAGGCGGCGGGCGCGGCGGCCGACCTCGGGCGGCGGCGCACGGCGCTCGCGCACGAGCTCGAGCACCACGGGTTCGACGACGTGGCGGCCGCGCGCGCCGCGTCCGCCGGCGACGCCCAGATCGAGGCGCTCGACCGGGTGGTGCGGGAGCACGCCGCGGCCACCGAGCGGGTGCGCGCCGGGCTCGCCGACCCCGCGGTCGCCGGCCTGGCGCCCGACGTCACGGGTGCGGTCGTGAGTGCCGAGCTGCTCACCGCCCAGCAGGCCGAGGGGGCGGCCGCGGCCGAGCTGGCGCGCGCGTCGGGCGAGGCGGGCGTCACCGAGTCGATCGGTGCGGCGGCGGACGCGGCGGCCGAGGAGCTGCGCGCGGCGGTGGCCCGCCACCGGCGTCAGGTCGAGGAGGCGGCGCCGGTGCTGCGCCTCGCCGGGCTCGCGGCGGGGACGGGCGGGGACAACGCGACCGGGCTGTCGCTCGCCACCTATGTGCTGGTCCGGCGGTTCGAGGACGTGGTCGCGGCGGCGAACGCGCGGCTGGTCGGCATGTCGGACGGCCGGTTCGAGCTGGTGCGCAGCGACCGCAAGGAGGACGTCAGCTCGCGGCGGACCGGCCTCGCGATGCGCGTGCTCGACCACCACACCGAGCAGCAGCGCGACCCCCGGACGCTCTCGGGCGGGGAGACCTTCTACGTCTCGCTCTGCCTCGCGCTCGGCATGGCGGACGTCGTGACCGCGGAGGCTGGTGGGATCGACCTGGGCACGCTCTTCGTCGACGAGGGCTTCGGCTCGCTCGACCCCCGCACGCTCGACCAGGTGCTCGCCGAGCTCGACCACCTCCGTGCCGGCGGTCGGGTGGTCGGCGTCGTGTCGCACGTCGAGGCGCTCAAGCAGACGATCGCGGACCGCATCGAGATCCGCCGGACCGCCGCCGGTCCGAGCACGCTCGTCGTGCGCGCGGGCTGA
- a CDS encoding exonuclease SbcCD subunit D, with translation MRMLHTSDWHLGRSLHGVDLLDHQAAYLDHLVDVVRTEQVDAVVVAGDVYDRAIPPVEAVTLLSETLARLAEHTTVVVTSGNHDSATRLGFGAALMRERVQLRTRVAGLAAPVEVAGRDGARALVYGLPYLDPDTVRTALAEPGADVPSRSHEAVTAAAMARVRADLASRTTSERPAVVVAAHAFVVGGLASESERDIRVGGVDHVPSQVFQGADYVALGHLHGPQRVTGPEGTTMRYSGSPLAYSFSEQHHAKSTVLVGLGADGAVTTELVAAPVPRRLADVTGALEDLLGAAGEPHVADWVRVVVTDQQRPADLYARVRARFPHALVVQHRPPAGAPGTALRAVTAAHDPVEVAGDFVAHVTGARPSAAEVAVLRTAYEQAVAAERSA, from the coding sequence ATGCGGATGCTGCACACGTCGGACTGGCACCTGGGCCGGTCGCTGCACGGGGTCGACCTGCTCGACCACCAGGCGGCGTACCTGGACCACCTGGTCGACGTCGTGCGCACCGAGCAGGTGGACGCGGTCGTCGTCGCGGGGGACGTGTACGACCGCGCGATCCCGCCCGTCGAGGCGGTGACCCTGCTGTCGGAGACCCTGGCCCGCCTCGCCGAGCACACGACCGTCGTCGTCACGTCGGGCAACCACGACTCCGCGACCCGGCTGGGGTTCGGCGCCGCGCTCATGCGCGAGCGGGTGCAGCTGCGGACCCGTGTCGCGGGGCTGGCCGCTCCGGTCGAGGTCGCCGGTCGTGACGGTGCCCGCGCGCTCGTGTACGGACTGCCGTACCTCGACCCGGACACCGTGCGCACCGCGCTCGCCGAGCCCGGCGCCGACGTACCCTCGCGCTCGCACGAGGCGGTGACGGCGGCCGCGATGGCTCGCGTCCGCGCGGACCTCGCGTCGCGGACGACGAGCGAGCGCCCCGCGGTCGTGGTCGCGGCGCACGCCTTCGTGGTCGGCGGGCTCGCGAGCGAGTCGGAGCGGGACATCCGCGTCGGCGGGGTGGACCACGTGCCGTCGCAGGTCTTCCAGGGCGCGGACTACGTGGCGCTCGGCCACCTGCACGGCCCGCAGCGGGTCACCGGTCCGGAGGGCACGACGATGCGGTACAGCGGCTCGCCGCTCGCCTACTCGTTCTCCGAGCAGCACCACGCGAAGTCCACGGTGCTCGTCGGACTCGGCGCGGACGGCGCCGTGACCACCGAGCTCGTGGCCGCGCCGGTGCCGCGCCGGCTGGCCGACGTGACGGGCGCCCTCGAGGACCTGCTGGGTGCGGCGGGCGAGCCGCACGTCGCGGACTGGGTGCGGGTGGTGGTGACCGACCAGCAGCGACCCGCGGACCTCTACGCGCGGGTCCGGGCGCGGTTCCCGCACGCGCTCGTGGTGCAGCACCGGCCGCCCGCGGGTGCGCCGGGCACCGCGCTGCGGGCGGTCACCGCGGCGCACGACCCGGTCGAGGTCGCGGGCGACTTCGTCGCGCACGTCACCGGCGCGCGCCCGTCCGCGGCGGAGGTGGCGGTGCTGCGCACGGCGTACGAGCAGGCCGTCGCCGCGGAGCGGAGCGCCTGA
- a CDS encoding alpha/beta hydrolase, with protein sequence MHVPRRGAALAALTALTVTLGLVVGGTTAATAATTPSATPAPADRTSAQERARVDTVDATIDWFDCTNVVGPRFDCGTVDLPLDYDEPEGATTSVALLRYRTADPSRKVGTLFVNPGGPGGSGVDIATYAPDLFPADVLARFDVVGFDPRGTNFSDNVQCWRNLGEQTNAILPLLTTPFPRGAVQSADFVRASTAFGRACSTTGQPLSASMSTADVARDMDVLRRTLGDTRLTYLGFSYGTYLGNVYANLFPDRVRAVVLDGVLDPVAWQGTAATADVPQTQRIKSGDGAWKALQRILAVCGAKGPDYCWTARIGEPTKVFTQLSNKLKKSPIELDYGDGFTATIDYPMMMSVLLSDLYAADAWQYVDWDIDMFWAMAKESSSAKSPERAAAVKRFKARLSAAEAQERAADARVAELAEAPGFAFPYNSAPEAFQSVLCTDGLNPRYASRWPAAAAKAAQTGSGFGPLWTWSSAPCASATWTARAEDSYRGTFTHRTAAPVLVVGNYWDPATNYRGAVKAAALLPNSSLISSNSWGHTAYGTSQCVTKAVTNYLVTGKAPQDGLTCRGDSQPFPTKIDGDSGFDKATTTVGDDRPQVVPPSPGTVPTL encoded by the coding sequence ATGCACGTCCCACGCAGAGGCGCCGCGCTCGCGGCGCTCACAGCGCTCACGGTCACGCTCGGCCTCGTCGTCGGCGGCACCACGGCCGCGACGGCCGCGACGACGCCGTCCGCGACGCCCGCACCGGCAGACCGCACGTCCGCCCAGGAGCGGGCGCGCGTCGACACGGTCGACGCGACGATCGACTGGTTCGACTGCACCAACGTGGTCGGGCCGAGGTTCGACTGCGGGACGGTCGACCTCCCGCTGGACTACGACGAGCCCGAGGGCGCGACCACGTCGGTCGCGCTGCTGAGGTACCGGACCGCCGACCCGAGCCGCAAGGTCGGCACGCTCTTCGTCAACCCCGGTGGCCCCGGCGGCTCGGGCGTCGACATCGCGACGTACGCGCCGGACCTCTTCCCGGCCGACGTCCTGGCCCGGTTCGACGTCGTGGGCTTCGACCCCCGCGGGACCAACTTCAGCGACAACGTGCAGTGCTGGCGCAACCTGGGCGAGCAGACCAACGCGATCCTGCCGCTGCTGACGACGCCGTTCCCACGCGGCGCCGTGCAGAGCGCGGACTTCGTGCGCGCGTCGACCGCGTTCGGCCGCGCCTGCTCGACGACGGGCCAGCCGCTGTCCGCCTCGATGTCGACCGCCGACGTCGCCCGGGACATGGACGTGCTGCGCCGCACTCTCGGTGACACCAGGCTGACGTACCTCGGCTTCTCCTACGGCACCTACCTCGGCAACGTCTACGCCAACCTCTTCCCCGACCGCGTGCGCGCCGTGGTGCTCGACGGTGTACTCGACCCGGTCGCCTGGCAGGGCACGGCGGCCACGGCGGACGTGCCGCAGACCCAGCGCATCAAGTCGGGCGACGGTGCGTGGAAGGCGTTGCAGCGGATCCTCGCGGTCTGCGGCGCGAAGGGCCCGGACTACTGCTGGACCGCCCGCATCGGCGAGCCGACGAAGGTCTTCACGCAGCTGTCCAACAAGCTCAAGAAGTCCCCGATCGAGCTCGACTACGGCGACGGCTTCACCGCCACCATCGACTACCCGATGATGATGTCGGTGCTGCTCAGCGACCTGTACGCGGCCGACGCCTGGCAGTACGTCGACTGGGACATCGACATGTTCTGGGCGATGGCGAAGGAGTCGAGCAGCGCCAAGAGCCCGGAGCGCGCCGCGGCCGTCAAGCGGTTCAAGGCCCGCCTCAGCGCGGCGGAGGCGCAGGAGCGCGCAGCGGACGCGCGGGTCGCCGAGCTGGCCGAGGCGCCCGGCTTCGCGTTCCCCTACAACAGCGCGCCGGAGGCGTTCCAGTCCGTGCTGTGCACCGACGGCCTCAACCCGCGGTACGCCTCGCGCTGGCCCGCGGCGGCTGCGAAGGCGGCCCAGACCGGCTCGGGCTTCGGCCCGCTGTGGACCTGGTCGTCGGCGCCGTGCGCGTCGGCCACGTGGACGGCGCGGGCGGAGGACTCCTACCGCGGCACGTTCACCCACCGGACGGCTGCGCCCGTCCTCGTCGTGGGCAACTACTGGGACCCGGCGACCAACTACCGAGGCGCGGTCAAGGCGGCGGCGCTCCTGCCGAACAGCTCGCTGATCTCGAGCAACTCGTGGGGGCACACCGCCTACGGGACGTCGCAGTGCGTGACCAAGGCGGTCACGAACTACCTCGTCACGGGCAAGGCGCCGCAGGACGGCCTGACGTGCCGCGGCGACTCGCAGCCGTTCCCGACGAAGATCGACGGCGACTCGGGGTTCGACAAGGCGACGACGACGGTGGGCGACGACCGCCCCCAGGTCGTCCCGCCGAGCCCGGGCACGGTGCCGACGCTCTGA
- a CDS encoding aminoacyl-tRNA deacylase, with translation MGETEGERRAVAALAASGLEHVVTRHGRVGSLAEAAEVRGVQPGDIVKSLVVRRGDDDFLFVLVTGERAISWPKLRALLGVSRLSLPDAETAREVTGYERGTITPFGSLTAWPVVADERVRGHRVSIGAGAHGVAATVDGDELVRSLGATVADVTQDAAGD, from the coding sequence ATGGGTGAGACGGAGGGTGAGCGCCGGGCCGTCGCGGCGCTGGCGGCGTCGGGGCTGGAGCACGTCGTGACGCGGCACGGACGGGTCGGGTCGCTCGCGGAGGCGGCCGAGGTCCGCGGCGTCCAGCCCGGCGACATCGTGAAGTCGCTGGTCGTGCGGCGCGGGGACGACGACTTCCTGTTCGTGCTGGTCACGGGCGAGCGGGCGATCTCGTGGCCCAAGCTGCGGGCACTGCTCGGGGTCAGCCGGCTGTCCCTGCCGGACGCCGAGACCGCGCGCGAGGTGACGGGCTACGAGCGCGGCACGATCACGCCGTTCGGCTCGCTCACCGCGTGGCCGGTGGTCGCCGACGAGCGGGTGCGTGGCCACCGGGTGTCGATCGGCGCGGGTGCGCACGGCGTCGCGGCGACCGTGGACGGCGACGAGCTCGTCCGCTCGCTCGGGGCGACGGTGGCGGACGTGACCCAGGACGCCGCCGGCGACTGA
- the hrpA gene encoding ATP-dependent RNA helicase HrpA, with the protein MTTDSPHRPDPASDDGAPGEAARRNRGPRRGRAARGGPDARGGGDQRGGHARRARAAAARTAAVVPPIHYPPELPVSARREDIAAAIRDHQVVVVAGETGSGKTTQLPKILLDLGRGRAGQIGHTQPRRIAARSVAERIAQEIGTPLGELVGYQVRFTDTSSEHTLVKVMTDGILLAAIQRDPELLAYDTLVIDEAHERSLNIDFLLGYLTRLLPRRPDLKVVITSATIDSARFARHFATPPTADRPEGVPAPVVEVTGRTYPVEIRYRPLSPDALGVDDEDDEGTGTDGATGRPARRPRTPARQPVRERDLMTGITEAVDELCAEGPGDVLVFLSGEREIRDAEDALRASLGTRATDPRHPQHVELLPLFSRLSAAEQHRVFSSHPGRRVVLATNVAETSLTVPGIRYVVDPGTARISRWSKATKVQRLPIEPISQASANQRSGRCGRVADGIAIRLYSQDDFERRDRFTEPEILRTSLASVILQMIAVGVAATPEDVVGFPFVDPPDVRAVRDGVQLLTELGAIESGAQGTRLTETGRAIAQLPVDPRLARMVVEAARHGVLREVVVVAAALSIQDPRERPAEERDKADAMHARFADPSSDLLAYLNLWTYLREQQRELSGSAFRRTCRSEHLNYLRVREWQDVVTQLKDLSKHLPGAERRTGGDGAPALAETAPDEPAGGPRRGELRREWDADAVHRSVLAGLLSHVGMQEATEVAAPRKGDRRPQGRPDRRGRNEYLGARGARFAIFPGSGLARKPPAWVMAAELVETSRLWARDTARIDPAWAEELGAHLVKRTYSEPAWSTKQGAATCTERVLLYGLPVVAGRRVLYAAVDPGHARELFLRHALVQGEWTTHHQFFHENRRLLAEAEELAARARRADLLADEDTLYDFYDERVPDDVVSARHFDQWWKTARRRDPDLLSFDRALLVADDAHAIDESSFPSRWPQGDLSLPLTYQFEPGTEADGVTVHIPLAQLPRVTPDGFGWMVPGLLDELVVATIRSLPKPVRVQLVPAPDVGRAVAERLRAQSASWEDTVRAGDAAPSFHEAFARAVRELRDVEVPQDAFDDERLPAHLRLTFRVVGDRGGVVDEGRDLAALQHRLADRAQDAVDTAVRSALRQAMREAGLTSDEPARPGPGAGGRPARGTASAPSSDPVPSASPEHTATPGPTPGPAPGLAEQVTRTGLTTWPDDLTLPEVVEVRTGATLVRAYPSLVQERDRTVAVRTLADGSARPAAARAGLRRLLLIDGGLAPARVTSRWSGAQALALAANPYPSRDALVEDVQLAAVDALVAEHLRTRPADAGRTPADVRTPADYAALRAYLRDRLEDRVHTLVGTLVQVLTAWRELEVDLRGTTSLPLLATAADVREQSARLVHAGFVVETGADRLHHLTRYLRAARHRLERAAQGPQRDADLAWQVHDLENALASAPGADPEQVAQVRWQLEELRVSLFAQQLGTPTPVSPQRIRKALATL; encoded by the coding sequence GTGACCACTGACTCCCCGCACCGCCCGGACCCGGCGTCCGACGACGGCGCGCCCGGCGAGGCCGCTCGCCGGAACCGGGGTCCACGCCGTGGCCGCGCCGCACGCGGCGGCCCGGACGCGCGCGGCGGCGGGGACCAGCGCGGCGGCCACGCCCGACGAGCCCGCGCGGCGGCGGCCCGCACCGCCGCGGTCGTCCCACCGATCCACTACCCGCCGGAGCTGCCGGTCAGCGCGCGCCGCGAGGACATCGCGGCGGCGATCCGGGACCACCAGGTCGTCGTGGTCGCGGGCGAGACCGGCTCCGGCAAGACGACGCAGCTGCCCAAGATCCTGCTGGACCTCGGCCGCGGCCGCGCCGGGCAGATCGGCCACACGCAGCCCCGCCGGATCGCGGCGCGCAGCGTGGCGGAGCGCATCGCGCAGGAGATCGGCACGCCGCTCGGCGAGCTGGTCGGCTACCAGGTGCGGTTCACGGACACGTCGAGCGAGCACACGCTGGTCAAGGTCATGACCGACGGCATCCTGCTCGCGGCGATCCAGCGGGACCCCGAGCTGCTGGCGTACGACACGCTCGTCATCGACGAGGCGCACGAGCGCTCGCTCAACATCGACTTCCTGCTCGGGTACCTCACCCGCCTGCTGCCGCGGCGGCCGGACCTCAAGGTCGTCATCACGTCGGCGACCATCGACTCGGCGCGGTTCGCGCGGCACTTCGCGACGCCGCCGACGGCCGACCGCCCCGAGGGCGTGCCCGCCCCGGTGGTCGAGGTCACCGGCCGCACGTACCCGGTGGAGATCCGGTACCGCCCGCTGTCCCCGGACGCGCTCGGCGTCGACGACGAGGACGACGAGGGCACCGGGACCGACGGGGCCACGGGCCGGCCCGCCCGCCGCCCCCGCACCCCGGCCCGGCAGCCCGTCCGCGAGCGCGACCTCATGACCGGCATCACCGAGGCGGTCGACGAGCTGTGCGCGGAGGGCCCCGGCGACGTGCTGGTATTCCTGTCCGGCGAGCGCGAGATCCGCGACGCGGAGGACGCGCTGCGGGCGTCGTTGGGCACCCGCGCGACCGACCCGCGCCACCCGCAGCACGTCGAGCTGCTGCCGCTGTTCAGCCGGCTGTCCGCGGCGGAGCAGCACCGCGTGTTCTCGTCGCACCCGGGCCGCCGCGTGGTGCTCGCGACGAACGTCGCCGAGACGTCGCTGACCGTCCCCGGGATCCGGTACGTGGTCGACCCGGGCACCGCGCGCATCAGCCGGTGGTCCAAGGCGACCAAGGTGCAGCGGCTGCCGATCGAGCCGATCAGCCAGGCCTCGGCCAACCAGCGCTCGGGCCGGTGCGGGCGCGTGGCGGACGGCATCGCGATCCGCCTCTACTCGCAGGACGACTTCGAGCGCCGGGACCGGTTCACCGAGCCGGAGATCCTGCGCACGTCGCTGGCCTCGGTGATCCTGCAGATGATCGCGGTGGGCGTGGCGGCGACGCCCGAGGACGTGGTCGGCTTCCCGTTCGTCGACCCGCCGGACGTGCGCGCGGTGCGCGACGGCGTGCAGCTGCTCACGGAGCTGGGCGCGATCGAGTCCGGCGCCCAGGGCACGCGGCTCACGGAGACGGGCCGCGCGATCGCCCAGCTGCCCGTGGACCCGCGGCTCGCGCGCATGGTGGTCGAGGCCGCGCGCCACGGCGTGCTGCGCGAGGTCGTCGTGGTGGCGGCCGCGCTGTCCATCCAGGACCCGCGCGAGCGCCCGGCCGAGGAGCGGGACAAGGCCGACGCGATGCACGCGAGGTTCGCCGACCCCTCGTCGGACCTGCTCGCCTACCTCAACCTGTGGACGTACCTGCGGGAGCAGCAGCGCGAGCTGTCCGGCAGCGCGTTCCGCCGGACGTGCCGCAGCGAGCACCTCAACTACCTGCGCGTCCGCGAGTGGCAGGACGTGGTCACCCAGCTCAAGGACCTGTCCAAGCACCTGCCCGGCGCCGAGCGACGGACCGGCGGGGACGGCGCCCCGGCGCTCGCGGAGACCGCGCCCGACGAGCCCGCGGGCGGACCCCGCCGCGGCGAGCTGCGCCGCGAGTGGGACGCCGACGCCGTCCACCGCTCGGTGCTCGCCGGCCTGCTCTCGCACGTCGGGATGCAGGAGGCCACCGAGGTCGCGGCGCCGCGCAAGGGCGACCGCCGCCCGCAGGGCCGGCCCGACCGCCGCGGCCGCAACGAGTACCTGGGCGCGCGGGGTGCCCGGTTCGCGATCTTCCCCGGCTCGGGCCTCGCGCGGAAGCCCCCGGCCTGGGTCATGGCGGCGGAGCTCGTGGAGACGTCGCGCCTGTGGGCGCGGGACACCGCGCGCATCGACCCGGCGTGGGCGGAGGAGCTGGGCGCGCACCTGGTGAAGCGCACGTACTCCGAGCCCGCGTGGTCCACCAAGCAGGGCGCGGCGACGTGCACCGAGCGCGTGCTGCTGTACGGCCTGCCCGTGGTCGCGGGACGGCGCGTGCTCTACGCGGCCGTGGACCCGGGCCACGCGCGTGAGCTGTTCCTGCGGCACGCGCTGGTGCAGGGCGAGTGGACCACGCACCACCAGTTCTTCCACGAGAACCGCCGCCTGCTCGCCGAGGCGGAGGAGCTCGCGGCGCGTGCGCGACGGGCGGACCTGCTGGCCGACGAGGACACGCTCTACGACTTCTACGACGAGCGCGTCCCCGACGACGTGGTCTCGGCGCGGCACTTCGACCAGTGGTGGAAGACGGCTCGCCGGCGCGACCCGGACCTGCTGAGCTTCGACCGCGCGCTGCTGGTGGCGGACGACGCGCACGCGATCGACGAGTCGTCGTTCCCGTCGCGCTGGCCGCAGGGCGACCTGTCGCTCCCGCTGACCTACCAGTTCGAGCCCGGCACCGAGGCGGACGGCGTCACCGTGCACATCCCGCTGGCGCAGCTCCCGCGCGTGACGCCGGACGGGTTCGGCTGGATGGTGCCGGGGCTGCTCGACGAGCTCGTCGTCGCGACCATCCGGTCCCTGCCCAAGCCCGTGCGGGTGCAGCTGGTGCCCGCACCGGACGTCGGCCGGGCGGTCGCGGAGCGGCTGCGCGCCCAGTCCGCGTCCTGGGAGGACACGGTGCGCGCGGGCGACGCCGCGCCGTCCTTCCACGAGGCCTTCGCGCGCGCGGTCCGCGAGCTGCGGGACGTCGAGGTCCCGCAGGACGCGTTCGACGACGAGCGCCTGCCCGCCCACCTGCGGCTGACGTTCCGGGTGGTCGGCGACCGCGGTGGCGTGGTCGACGAGGGCCGGGACCTGGCGGCGCTGCAGCACCGGCTCGCGGACCGGGCGCAGGACGCGGTGGACACGGCCGTGCGGTCGGCGCTGCGGCAGGCCATGCGCGAGGCGGGTCTGACGTCCGACGAGCCCGCGCGGCCGGGCCCCGGCGCCGGCGGGCGACCCGCGCGCGGGACGGCTTCCGCACCCTCGTCGGACCCGGTGCCGTCCGCCTCACCCGAGCACACCGCCACACCCGGCCCCACACCCGGCCCCGCGCCCGGCCTGGCCGAGCAGGTCACCCGCACCGGGCTGACGACGTGGCCCGACGACCTCACGCTCCCGGAGGTGGTCGAGGTGCGGACGGGCGCGACGCTGGTCCGCGCCTACCCGTCGCTGGTGCAGGAGCGGGACCGCACCGTCGCCGTGCGGACGCTCGCCGACGGGTCCGCGCGCCCGGCCGCCGCGCGCGCGGGGCTGCGGCGGCTGCTGCTGATCGACGGCGGCCTCGCACCCGCGCGCGTGACGTCGCGCTGGTCCGGCGCGCAGGCGCTCGCGCTCGCGGCGAACCCCTACCCCAGCCGCGACGCACTGGTCGAGGACGTGCAGCTCGCGGCGGTCGACGCGCTCGTCGCCGAGCACCTGCGCACGCGGCCGGCGGACGCCGGGCGCACCCCGGCGGACGTGCGGACGCCCGCGGACTACGCCGCGCTGCGCGCCTACCTGCGGGACCGGCTCGAGGACCGGGTGCACACGCTCGTCGGGACGCTGGTGCAGGTGCTGACCGCGTGGCGCGAGCTCGAGGTCGACCTCCGGGGGACGACGAGCCTGCCGCTGCTGGCCACCGCGGCCGACGTGCGCGAGCAGTCCGCGCGGCTGGTCCACGCGGGCTTCGTCGTCGAGACCGGGGCCGACCGCCTGCACCACCTCACGCGCTACCTGCGTGCCGCCCGCCACCGGCTCGAGCGCGCCGCCCAGGGCCCGCAGCGCGACGCCGACCTGGCCTGGCAGGTGCACGACCTGGAGAACGCCCTCGCGAGCGCGCCCGGCGCCGACCCCGAGCAGGTGGCGCAGGTGCGCTGGCAGCTCGAGGAGCTGCGGGTCAGCCTGTTCGCGCAGCAGCTCGGGACGCCCACGCCGGTCTCGCCGCAGCGGATCCGCAAGGCGCTCGCGACGCTGTGA